One segment of Zymoseptoria tritici IPO323 chromosome 2, whole genome shotgun sequence DNA contains the following:
- a CDS encoding peptidase M24 (Peptidase M24 (Pfam:PF00557) with predicted signal peptide.), which translates to MEKAVLPLAHPHTQRKPGLDWKAKCLCFVATTALLILWASRSTYQLHNESTSLDPLDNFRKCSIDAYRATGMDFLKTADPPSLDEYVLRRDNLAKALAADNIDAFAVEPGYTFSYYANITQPQWEVWEPEERPFLMIVRPVTLADGNVVANTSFLVPHFEEDRARLLNMPFRDDFHTITYEEHWNYYTTLYQSDIWGETLAPKVMVDEEMRDFIQRGLASNGFTIVGLGGEVEAVRQIKTDVELGILRAVNTGTVEAIRAMRTCLKPGLTENEVADVLDDTMRAAGMDPFFDIVEFGKSAALPHGGYDGSRKLEPGMFVLIDVGAHLYGYSSDVCRTFFPPFVANPPPEKYNVTEQLSVWQVVLDAQTAAVNAMVPNATAASVDLAARGVIGKAGYGKYFTHRLGHGIGIKAHESPYLNKGNFESRLRPGMVFTAEPGVYVLNEFGVRHEDILVVRENGIAENLSGGYATSPWEP; encoded by the coding sequence ATGGAAAAAGCGGTACTTCCACTTGCACATCCACATACACAGAGAAAACCCGGACTCGATTGGAAAGCCAAATGCCTGTGTTTCGTGGCCACGACTGCACTGTTGATATTATGGGCATCCCGGAGTACTTATCAGCTGCACAATGAGTCAACCTCCCTCGACCCGCTGGACAATTTTCGAAAATGCTCAATCGATGCCTACCGGGCTACTGGCATGGACTTCCTCAAGACGGCAGACCCTCCTTCACTAGACGAGTACGTTCTACGCAGGGACAATCTCGCCAAAGCTTTGGCTGCAGACAACATCGACGCCTTTGCCGTCGAGCCCGGCTACACGTTCAGCTATTACGCGAACATCACACAACCTCAATGGGAAGTCTGGGAGCCCGAGGAGAGACCGTTCCTCATGATTGTCCGCCCTGTCACGCTGGCTGATGGAAATGTTGTCGCCAACACATCGTTTCTGGTCCCACATTTCGAAGAAGACCGGGCTCGACTGCTGAACATGCCCTTCCGAGACGATTTCCACACAATAACATACGAGGAGCACTGGAACTACTACACTACCTTGTATCAGTCCGACATCTGGGGCGAGACTCTCGCACCAAAAGTCATGGTCGATGAGGAAATGCGAGACTTTATCCAGCGTGGCCTGGCCTCCAATGGGTTCACGATCGTTGGTCTCGGCGGCGAAGTCGAGGCGGTGCGTCAGATCAAGACCGACGTTGAATTGGGAATCCTTCGAGCGGTCAACACAGGAACCGTGGAAGCAATCCGGGCTATGCGTACCTGTCTCAAACCCGGTCTTACTGAGAACGAAGTCGCAGACGTCTTGGACGACACCATGAGAGCGGCCGGTATGGATCCTTTCTTCGACATTGTGGAATTTGGCAAGAGTGCTGCTTTGCCACACGGCGGCTACGATGGAAGCCGAAAGTTGGAGCCAGGCATGTTCGTCTTGATCGATGTTGGAGCGCACCTCTATGGGTATAGCAGCGATGTGTGCCGGACGTTCTTCCCGCCTTTCGTCGCGAATCCGCCTCCGGAAAAGTACAATGTCACCGAACAGCTCTCTGTCTGGCAAGTCGTACTTGATGCCCAGACAGCAGCAGTGAATGCCATGGTTCCCAACGCTACGGCAGCCTCGGTCGATCTCGCAGCTCGCGGAGTGATTGGGAAGGCCGGATATGGTAAGTATTTCACGCATCGGCTTGGCCATGGCATTGGCATCAAGGCGCATGAAAGTCCATACTTGAACAAAGGCAACTTTGAGTCTCGATTGCGACCTGGAATGGTCTTTACGGCCGAGCCTGGCGTTTACGTGCTCAACGAATTTGGTGTCCGCCATGAGGATATCCTTGTGGTGAGAGAGAATGGCATAGCGGAGAACCTGAGTGGTGGGTATGCAACGTCACCTTGGGAGCCTTGA
- a CDS encoding putative major facilitator superfamily transporter (MFS-MDR transporter belonging to the DHA1 subfamily. These type of MFS transporters are implicated in MDR): protein MPAGTASPIASNTAPSSREQAALPEPIAYSAFTKRSAVLIVVLVSTAGFFSPFTAFVYFPAIRSIAADYGISIELMNVTVTVYLIIQGLVPPILGDLSESIGRRPVYLLVFTIYCGASIGLALQRNYAALLVLRMLQSAGSSGTIALAYGVIGDIAAPHERGAYVGLSHIGFNTAPALGPVVGGVMADKVGWPWIFVFLATFSGTLLILLVLFLDETARSIVGNGSIPPRGINKTLLQHLRNGRSPEEPRRSTFRAPNVVPCLKLIFHKNTFPVLLANATFYMMYSCLQASLAPLVQRLYGLSPLQAGLCYLSYGVAGGTASYSLGLLTDHDYRVVARQHGFSIDRVRGDDLMRFPIEEARLRSMRIYLPLCATATVGYGWSLSAHTHLAVPLVLCFIIGFTVTGVFNVCNTLIVDVHPAYPVTASASVSITRCLIAAAGVAVIELLLSEVGPGWTFTIIGALCWLMAPVLWLVHQYGWTWRKRRAGREQESAAALAAAETVVEAKV, encoded by the exons ATGCCAGCCGGAACAGCATCCCCAATCGCTTCAAACACGGCGCCCAGCAGCCGCGAGCAGGCTGCGCTGCCGGAGCCTATCGCGTACAGCGCATTCACAAAACGTTCAGCCGTCTTAATTGTGGTGTTGGTTTCTACTGCAGGATTCTTCTCACCCTTTACCGCCTTTGTCTACTTCCCAGCGATCAGGTCCATCGCTGCTGATTACGGAATCTCCATTGAGCTGATGAACGTCACTGTCACGGTGTACCTCATCATTCAAGGTCTCGTGCCGCCGATACTAGGAGATCTGTCTGAGAGTATCGGCAGACGACCGGTCTACCTGTTGGTCTTTACTATCTACTGCGGCGCGAGCATCGGACTGGCTCTGCAGCGGAACTATGCAGCTCTGCTGGTGCTTCGCATGTTGCAAAGTGCTGGCAGCTCCGGAACGATCGCTCTAGCCTATGGAGTCATCGGAGACATAGCCGCACCGCATGAACGTGGCGCCTACGTTGGACTCTCCCACATCGGCTTCAATACTGCTCCGGCGCTTGGACCAGTCGTTGGCGGAGTCATGGCAGACAAGGTCGGATGGCCGTGGATATTCGTCTTTCTTGCAACATTCTCCGGAACTCTACTGATTTTGCTCGTGCTTTTCCTGGACGAGACCGCACGCAGCATTGTGGGCAACGGCAGCATCCCTCCTCGAGGAATAAACAAGACGCTTCTACAACATCTGCGCAACGGGCGGTCTCCGGAAGAGCCAAGACGGAGCACTTTTAGGGCTCCCAACGTTGTTCCATGCCTGAAGTTGATCTTCCACAAGAACACGTTCCCTGTGCTGCTTGCCAATGCAACCTTCTACATGATGTATTCATGCTTGCAGGCTAGCTTAGCGCCTCTGGTCCAGCGTCTATATGGACTTTCACCTTTGCAGGCTGGACTGTGTTATCTTTCCTACGGCGTGGCCGGTGGAACTGCATCT TATTCCCTTGGACTTCTCACGGACCACGACTACCGTGTCGTTGCGCGCCAGCACGGCTTTTCTATCGACCGGGTCAGAGGAGACGACCTCATGCGGTTTCCAATCGAGGAAGCGAGGCTGCGCTCGATGAGAAT CTATCTGCCTCTCTGCGCCACAGCAACGGTCGGTTACGGATGGTCATTGTCAGCACACACCCATCTTGCGGTTCCCCTTGTCTTGTGCTTTATCATTGGCTTCACGGTGACTGGCGTGTTCAACGTCTGCAACACACTGATTGTCGACGTCCATCCTGCATATCCGGTCACTGCATCAGCTTCGGTCAGCATCACCCGCTGCCTAATTGCCGCAGCCGGAGTCGCCGTGATTGAGCTGCTTCTCAGCGAGGTTGGCCCTGGATGGACTTTCACGATTATAGGCGCACTTTGCTGGTTGATGGCGCCCGTGCTGTGGCTTGTGCATCAATACGGCTGGACATGGCGCAAGCGGCGAGCTGGGCGTGAGCAAGAGTCTGCCGCGGCACTTGCAGCGGCAGAGACTGTAGTGGAAGCGAAGGTCTGA